One Benincasa hispida cultivar B227 chromosome 5, ASM972705v1, whole genome shotgun sequence genomic window carries:
- the LOC120078671 gene encoding RGG repeats nuclear RNA binding protein A-like, with amino-acid sequence MATMNPFDLLVDDDNEDPNQLASAHRPAPALPSKKAPAPVLPAKPAKLPSKPLPPAQAVRESKNENSRGRGGGRGYGRGRGGGGGFNRDSANNENGGRNGFSDRYQAPEDGEKAAERRGYGGPRGSFRGPRRGGFSNGEAEEGDRPRRVYERRSGTGRGNEFKRDGAGRRNWGAPGDESAPDVEEPVAENEKNVAPEQQLGEDGVVDDNNKAEEAVKEPEEKEPEDKEMTLKEYEKLREESRKLLAKTEVRKAEVDEELENMQQLSSKKTNDEIFAKLGTDKDKRKDSADKEEKAKKSVTXQ; translated from the exons ATGGCAACCATGAACCCTTTTGATCTCTTGGTCGACGACGACAACGAGGACCCTAATCAGCTTGCTTCTGCTCACCGGCCCGCTCCGGCGCTCCCGTCTAAGAAAGCCCCTGCTCCGGTTCTGCCTGCCAAACCGGCTAAGCTTCCTTCCAAGCCGCTCCCTCCTGCTCAGGCTG TGAGGGAGTCAAAGAATGAAAATAGCCGTGGTCGTGGAGGTGGACGTGGCTATGGGCGAGGGCGTGGTGGTGGTGGAGGATTCAATAGAGACTCGGCCAACAATGAAAATGGTGGCAGGAATGGATTCTCTGATCGTTACCAGGCTCCTGAGGATGGTGAAAAGGCAGCTGAAAGGCGTGGTTATGGTGGTCCCCGTGGCTCTTTCCGTGGTCCTCGTCGTGGAGGCTTCAGCAATGGTGAAGCAGAAGAAGGTGACCGACCCCGAAGAGTATATGAACGCCGCAGTGGAACTGGACGTGG AAATGAATTTAAGCGTGATGGGGCTGGCCGTAGAAACTGGGGAGCTCCTGGTGATGAAAGTGCCCC GGATGTGGAAGAGCCTGTTGCTGAAAATGAGAAGAATGTTGCTCCCGAACAACAATTGGGAGAGGATGGAGTTGTCGATGATAACAACAAAGCTGAGGAAGCTGTGAAGGAACCAGAAGAGAAGGAGCCTGAGGATAAG GAGATGACCCTCAAAGAGTATGAGAAGCTCCGTGAAGAGAGTAGGAAACTGCTGGCAAAGACTGAGGTGAGGAAGGCCGAGGTGGATGAGGAACTAGAGAACATGCAGCAGCTTTCCAGCAAGAAAACCAATGATGAAATCTTTGCTAAGTTG GGTACCGACAAGGATAAGCGCAAGGACAGTGCTGACAAGGAGGAGAAAGCTAAGAAA TCTGTGACTNTTCAATAA